In a genomic window of Hippoglossus stenolepis isolate QCI-W04-F060 chromosome 15, HSTE1.2, whole genome shotgun sequence:
- the ublcp1 gene encoding ubiquitin-like domain-containing CTD phosphatase 1, producing the protein MSVSVIIKWGGQEYSISTLSEEDTVMDLKQSIKTLTGVLPERQKLLGLKVKGKPAEDEMKLGSLKLKPNTKIMMMGTREESLEDVLAPPPENDDVVNDFDIEEEVIEVENREENLAKIARRVKDYKVEEMNPPREGKRLLVLDVDYTLFDHKSCAETGHELMRPYLHEFLTSAYEDYDIVIWSATSMKWIDAKMKELGVTDNPNYKITFMLDSAAMITVHTPKRGLVEVKPLGVIWGKYGEIYNRKNTIMFDDIGRNFLMNPQNGLKIRPFMKAHLNREKDKELYKLAQYLKEIAKLDDFAGLNHKHWERYLSKRQQHQ; encoded by the exons atgtcagtgtcagtgatcATAAAGTGGGGAGGCCAGGAGTACTCCATCAGCACTCTGTCTGAGGAGGACACGGTGATGGATCTGAAACAGTCCATCAAGACCCTGACCGGGGTGCTGCCCGAGAGACAGAAACTACTGGGCctcaaggtcaaag GTAAACCTGCAGAGGATGAGATGAAGCTTGGCTCTCTGAAGCTGAAGCCTAACACCAAGATCATGATGATGGGTACCAGAGAGGAGAGTCTG GAAGACGTTTTAGCCCCTCCCCCAGAGAACGACGATGTGGTCAATGATTTTGACATCGAGGAGGAGGTCATTGAAGTGGAGAACAg AGAGGAGAACTTGGCTAAGATTGCCCGCAGAGTGAAAGACTACAAGGTGGAAGAGATGAACCCTCCCAGAGAAGGGAAGAGGCTTCTGGTACTGGATGTGGATTACACGCTGTTTG atcaCAAGTCGTGTGCAGAGACGGGCCATGAGCTGATGAGGCCATACCTTCACGAGTTCCTGACGTCAGCCTACGAGGACTATGATATTGTCATTTGGT ccGCAACAAGTATGAAGTGGATTGATGCCAAAATGAAA gAGCTGGGAGTGACAGACAACCCCAACTACAAGATTACGTTCATGTTGGACAGTGCTGCCATGATCACAGTACACACCCCTAAGAGAGGGCTTGTAGAG GTGAAGCCCTTGGGAGTGATATGGGGGAAGTATGGAGAAATTTACAACCGGAAGAACACTATAATGTTTGACGACATTGGACGAAACTTCCTCATGAACCCACAGAACGGACTGAAG atTCGACCCTTCATGAAGGCTCACCTCAACAGGGAGAAAGACAAGGAGCTGTATAAACTCGCTCAATACCTCAAAGAAATTGCCAAGCTTGACGACTTCGCTGGACTCAACCACAAACACTGGGAGAG gtaccTATCCAAGAGGCAGCAGCATCAATGA